From Novosphingobium decolorationis, one genomic window encodes:
- a CDS encoding winged helix-turn-helix transcriptional regulator, with translation MQPGTPEDQWREDCAPRRVLELFATKWTSMVLHTLHARHEGAARTGVLLRSLPGISKKMLTQTLRDMEYSGLISRHVQGTIPPAVEYRLTPLGLRFVEPVELLYGWGRDNADALDELKQRPTSRR, from the coding sequence GTGCAACCGGGCACACCCGAGGACCAGTGGCGCGAGGATTGCGCGCCGCGCCGGGTCCTTGAACTCTTCGCGACCAAGTGGACCAGCATGGTCCTGCACACGCTCCACGCCCGCCACGAAGGGGCAGCGCGCACCGGCGTGCTCTTGCGCAGCCTTCCTGGAATCTCCAAGAAGATGTTGACGCAAACCCTTAGGGATATGGAATATTCTGGTTTGATATCACGCCACGTCCAGGGCACGATCCCACCCGCGGTCGAGTATCGCCTGACCCCGCTCGGCCTGCGCTTCGTGGAGCCGGTCGAGTTGCTCTATGGCTGGGGGCGCGACAACGCCGACGCCCTCGACGAATTAAAACAAAGGCCGACTTCGCGCCGTTAA
- a CDS encoding amino acid permease codes for MFGRVKPLDAILATAEKKSLHRSLGAIQLTLLGVGAIIGTGIFVLTSEAAQKAGPGMMWAFVIAAVVCGVAALCYSEIASMVPVSGSAYTYTYAVMGELLAWMVGWALILEYAVAASAVSVGWSGYFVGLLNSWGITLPHAISVGPYAGGIVNLPALLIALLVTALLMVGTTESARVNAVLVAIKVTALTVFIVLTLPVIKGENFEPFMPNGWFGNGQGAGLGAVGAAASIFFAYVGFDAVSTAAEETKNPQKNVPIGLIGSLAICTVFYLLVAAGAIGAIGAQPVSGPNGEILAPGTSMLADQCKSLVAAGTEPLVCSREALAHVLRAVGWERVGDLIGVAAFLALPSVILIMLFGQTRIFFVMARDGLLPEKLASIHPKWKTPHIVTMITGVAVSFFAAFLPVGQLADISNSGTLFAFFMVALAVLILRRTQPDRPRPFRTPLVWVVAPLAAAGCFGLFLNLPFESKMVLPVWGGIGLIVYFAYGYRKSHVGRGLVEVHESDADAPPQPVPPID; via the coding sequence ATGTTTGGACGCGTCAAGCCGCTCGACGCCATTTTGGCGACGGCGGAAAAGAAATCATTACATCGCTCGCTCGGGGCCATCCAGCTGACGCTTCTGGGCGTCGGCGCGATCATCGGCACCGGTATCTTCGTTCTCACTTCCGAGGCCGCGCAGAAGGCGGGGCCGGGCATGATGTGGGCCTTCGTCATCGCCGCTGTCGTGTGCGGCGTGGCGGCCCTGTGCTACTCGGAGATCGCCTCGATGGTGCCGGTCTCGGGCTCGGCGTACACCTATACCTACGCGGTCATGGGCGAACTGCTGGCCTGGATGGTGGGCTGGGCGCTCATCCTCGAATATGCGGTGGCCGCCAGCGCCGTTTCGGTCGGCTGGTCGGGCTACTTCGTGGGCCTTCTCAACAGCTGGGGCATTACCTTGCCCCATGCGATCTCGGTCGGGCCCTATGCGGGCGGTATCGTGAACCTGCCCGCGCTCCTGATTGCGCTGCTGGTGACCGCGCTGCTGATGGTCGGCACCACGGAAAGCGCGCGCGTCAACGCCGTGCTCGTGGCGATCAAGGTGACCGCGCTCACGGTCTTCATCGTCCTCACGCTGCCTGTCATCAAGGGCGAGAACTTCGAGCCCTTCATGCCCAACGGCTGGTTCGGCAACGGCCAGGGCGCGGGCCTTGGCGCGGTGGGCGCGGCGGCCTCGATCTTCTTCGCCTATGTCGGCTTCGACGCGGTCTCGACCGCGGCCGAGGAGACCAAGAACCCTCAGAAGAACGTGCCCATTGGCCTGATCGGCAGTCTTGCGATCTGCACCGTGTTCTACCTGCTGGTTGCCGCAGGCGCGATCGGCGCCATCGGCGCGCAGCCGGTTTCGGGCCCCAACGGCGAGATCCTGGCGCCCGGCACCTCGATGCTGGCCGACCAGTGCAAGAGCCTTGTTGCCGCCGGCACCGAGCCGCTCGTCTGCTCGCGCGAGGCGCTGGCCCACGTGCTGCGCGCGGTGGGCTGGGAGCGCGTGGGTGACCTCATCGGCGTGGCCGCCTTCCTGGCGCTCCCCTCGGTCATCCTGATCATGCTCTTTGGTCAGACCCGCATCTTCTTCGTGATGGCGCGCGATGGCCTTCTCCCCGAGAAGCTGGCCTCGATCCACCCCAAGTGGAAGACCCCGCACATCGTGACCATGATCACCGGCGTTGCTGTCTCCTTCTTCGCGGCCTTCCTGCCGGTGGGCCAGTTGGCCGACATCTCGAACTCGGGAACGCTGTTCGCCTTCTTCATGGTGGCCCTGGCCGTGCTGATCCTGCGCCGCACCCAGCCCGACCGTCCGCGTCCGTTCCGCACGCCGCTGGTATGGGTGGTTGCTCCGCTGGCGGCCGCAGGCTGCTTCGGCCTGTTCCTCAACCTGCCGTTTGAATCGAAGATGGTTCTGCCGGTATGGGGCGGCATCGGGCTCATCGTCTACTTCGCCTACGGCTACCGCAAGAGCCATGTCGGACGCGGCCTTGTCGAGGTCCACGAGAGCGACGCCGATGCGCCGCCGCAGCCGGTCCCGCCGATCGACTGA
- a CDS encoding M20/M25/M40 family metallo-hydrolase, which produces MKQVLVLCCAVLCALVLAIVGTTPPFPRGQDTPAEAFSAERAMVHVKRIARRPHPSGSAEIAQVRAWLSAQLREQGLVVREQAGAFDDPGRQHLNARAGLERADIPLVNVIAQLPGRDPSLPGVALMAHYDSVEGSPGAADDGAGVATILETVRALKAGPAPARSLYVLLTDGEEAGLRGARMFFEAAPEAERIGAIINLEARGGGGVARMFQTSRDNGEVARLWAKAAPHPGGDSLSTFIYAFLPNDTDLTVALERDYAAWNFAFIGRPELYHSPQATPANLDRGALQQMGEQTLGLTRALLGAEPLPQPAPGRVFFDVFGLFVLDYAPVWGWLMLALAVAGGGLALAGRAEGRAALGGLVRMLVLLVGSALVFTGLNMLSVSGEGANYYDRLAAIPRLQAMVALAAVALAVATFGRKPRGVSGDVGAMVPILLLGCAAQALAPVAAYPLTIPLMLTGLAAGLRRFVPAGLALVVDGVVAAVSLGYSLTLGFLLMQGVGPDMPGAVALPLGVAVMTLLPLRPNPLSRGSLAICVTCLLTAALAVAAWVRFDEMAATIATYS; this is translated from the coding sequence TTGAAGCAGGTTCTGGTGTTATGCTGCGCAGTCCTGTGCGCTCTGGTCCTGGCGATCGTGGGGACTACGCCTCCGTTCCCGCGCGGGCAGGATACTCCGGCCGAGGCGTTCTCGGCCGAAAGGGCCATGGTCCATGTTAAGCGGATTGCCCGGAGACCGCACCCCAGCGGATCCGCCGAAATTGCGCAGGTGCGTGCCTGGCTGAGCGCGCAGCTGCGCGAACAGGGGCTGGTGGTGCGTGAACAGGCAGGCGCGTTCGACGATCCGGGCCGCCAGCACCTCAACGCGAGGGCGGGACTGGAGAGAGCGGACATCCCGCTCGTCAACGTCATCGCGCAGCTTCCCGGGCGCGATCCCTCGCTGCCCGGGGTGGCCTTGATGGCGCATTACGACAGCGTGGAAGGCTCGCCCGGCGCAGCCGATGATGGAGCCGGGGTAGCCACGATCCTTGAAACCGTGCGGGCCCTGAAGGCAGGGCCTGCTCCAGCGCGCAGTCTTTACGTTCTCCTGACCGATGGTGAAGAGGCCGGGCTTCGCGGAGCCAGGATGTTCTTTGAAGCTGCGCCCGAGGCCGAGCGGATCGGTGCGATCATCAACCTTGAGGCGCGGGGCGGCGGGGGTGTGGCCCGCATGTTCCAGACCTCGCGGGACAACGGCGAAGTGGCGCGTCTCTGGGCGAAGGCGGCACCGCATCCGGGCGGGGATTCGCTGTCCACGTTCATCTATGCCTTCCTGCCCAACGACACCGATCTTACCGTTGCGCTTGAGCGCGATTACGCGGCCTGGAACTTCGCCTTCATCGGGCGGCCCGAACTCTACCATTCGCCCCAGGCGACACCAGCCAATCTGGACCGGGGCGCGCTCCAGCAGATGGGCGAGCAGACACTGGGCCTGACGCGGGCGCTGCTGGGTGCAGAGCCTTTGCCCCAGCCTGCGCCCGGCCGGGTCTTCTTCGACGTCTTTGGCCTCTTCGTGCTCGACTATGCGCCGGTGTGGGGCTGGCTCATGCTGGCCCTTGCCGTGGCGGGCGGCGGGCTGGCGCTTGCGGGGCGTGCTGAGGGGCGTGCGGCACTGGGCGGTCTGGTGCGGATGCTGGTGCTGCTGGTCGGATCCGCGCTGGTCTTTACGGGCCTCAACATGCTCTCGGTCTCGGGCGAGGGGGCGAACTACTATGACAGGCTGGCCGCGATCCCCCGCCTTCAGGCCATGGTCGCCTTGGCCGCCGTGGCGCTGGCTGTGGCGACGTTCGGCCGCAAGCCCCGGGGCGTAAGCGGCGACGTCGGGGCGATGGTGCCGATCCTGCTGCTGGGATGCGCGGCACAGGCGCTCGCGCCGGTGGCGGCCTATCCGCTGACGATCCCGCTCATGCTGACGGGCCTTGCCGCCGGGCTGCGGCGTTTCGTTCCTGCTGGCCTTGCGTTGGTGGTGGACGGCGTGGTGGCCGCCGTGAGCCTGGGATACAGCCTGACGCTGGGCTTCCTGCTGATGCAGGGGGTGGGGCCGGATATGCCGGGCGCTGTGGCGCTGCCGCTGGGCGTGGCGGTGATGACCTTGCTTCCCTTGCGTCCAAACCCACTTTCGCGCGGAAGCCTGGCCATTTGCGTGACCTGCCTGCTGACAGCGGCGCTGGCGGTGGCCGCCTGGGTGCGCTTCGACGAGATGGCCGCGACGATCGCCACGTATTCCTAG
- a CDS encoding reverse transcriptase-like protein: MAGGRTKIYFDGGCRPNPGRMEAAVVVRGEAHLFDDMGEGGSFDAEWLALLEALDLACRIGLEDVVLLGDALAVVNEAQAVLDGGSGREPHATRLRELVAGGPSLRVRWIRRGQNLAGIALDRRRLR; the protein is encoded by the coding sequence ATGGCAGGTGGCAGGACCAAGATCTATTTCGACGGTGGTTGCCGTCCCAACCCCGGTCGGATGGAGGCGGCGGTCGTGGTGCGCGGCGAGGCGCATCTGTTCGACGACATGGGTGAGGGCGGTAGCTTCGATGCCGAGTGGCTGGCGCTGCTGGAGGCGCTCGATCTGGCCTGCCGGATCGGCCTTGAGGACGTGGTCCTGCTCGGCGATGCGCTGGCCGTGGTGAACGAGGCGCAGGCCGTGCTGGACGGTGGTTCGGGGCGAGAGCCCCACGCCACGCGCTTGCGCGAACTCGTCGCGGGAGGCCCTTCGCTGCGTGTGCGCTGGATCCGGCGAGGGCAGAACCTCGCCGGGATCGCGCTCGACAGGCGGCGTCTGCGTTGA
- a CDS encoding pirin family protein, producing the protein MRQVLRQHPALRDDIGDLTTRRPLPSRDLPQLDPFLFLNHHGPQVYAPGNHGLPFGPHPHRGFETVSFILKGEMAHLDSGGHESVIGEGGIQWMTAGSGLVHAEISPESFKQSGGPLEILQLWVNLPARLKMTQPSYTGLQRADIPAIAVPGGTANLISGDFEGQKGPYASLTGVAMMTVELEPGASLTLPAPSARTVFLYVVAGEPVVGGTACREAHLIELDQDGDAVEVSTHGPVTLLYGHADPIGEPVVAHGPFVMNTREEIHAAIQDYQAGKFGAIAG; encoded by the coding sequence ATGCGCCAGGTTCTCCGCCAGCACCCTGCCCTTCGCGACGATATCGGTGATCTCACCACGCGCCGTCCGCTGCCGAGCCGCGATCTGCCCCAGCTCGATCCGTTCCTGTTTCTCAACCACCATGGCCCGCAGGTCTACGCCCCCGGCAACCATGGCCTCCCCTTCGGCCCGCACCCCCACCGCGGCTTCGAGACGGTCAGCTTCATCCTGAAGGGCGAGATGGCGCACCTCGACAGCGGTGGGCACGAAAGCGTGATCGGCGAAGGCGGGATCCAGTGGATGACGGCAGGCTCAGGGCTCGTCCACGCCGAGATCAGCCCGGAGAGTTTCAAACAGAGCGGCGGCCCGCTCGAGATCCTGCAGCTGTGGGTCAACCTGCCCGCCCGCCTCAAGATGACGCAGCCCTCCTACACCGGCCTGCAGCGCGCGGACATTCCGGCCATCGCGGTACCAGGCGGAACGGCGAACCTGATCTCCGGCGATTTTGAAGGGCAGAAGGGTCCCTATGCCTCGCTCACTGGCGTCGCGATGATGACGGTGGAACTGGAGCCTGGGGCCAGCCTGACGCTTCCCGCGCCCTCGGCGCGCACGGTGTTCCTCTATGTCGTCGCGGGCGAGCCCGTGGTCGGGGGCACTGCGTGCCGGGAAGCGCATCTCATCGAGCTCGATCAGGACGGTGATGCCGTCGAGGTCTCGACGCACGGCCCCGTAACCCTGCTTTACGGACACGCCGATCCCATCGGCGAACCCGTCGTGGCGCATGGCCCCTTCGTCATGAACACCCGCGAGGAAATCCACGCCGCGATCCAGGACTATCAGGCGGGCAAGTTCGGCGCGATTGCCGGGTAA
- a CDS encoding DUF6504 family protein — MLEGASSRRILGIWLRVLALDRWRLGEGLAEGEGADARPLALIAETAHGPRIAAANAAGLTAGAQAGMMLADARTLCPDLAVAPSDPAGDLAFLEKLAGWALRWGPWSALDPPDGLLVDVTGVAHLFGGEEALLVDARTAFARRRLATRMAIAPTAGAAWALAHHGPDGAILREGDDPVQRLASLPVAALRLDGDVLTVLRRLGLKRLGDLDGVARDALVRRFRNRRSASANPLMRMDQLLGRVPEPLLPVLVTHAPLVQRRLLEPIRHLALLEQVVRDLSGDMERVLEGRGEGARRLELGLWKVDGELVVRKVEMAAPSRTAAHLAGLFARRIEDVDAGFGIEMVRLRAPWCEPLDLAQGDLEQAGEEGEARGTSLAACVDRLTVRLGAEAVRRPVPFASHMPERAQRWQEPLAPLKTSQGVSDFKIRPLKMLDKPEPISVIYETPDGLPRRFRWRGATHDVLRSEGPERIAPEWWRERGAVRLRDYYRIEDATGRRYWIYRSGVVGDGRGGVPAWFLQGVFG; from the coding sequence ATGCTGGAAGGAGCTTCCTCCCGCCGTATCCTCGGCATCTGGCTACGTGTTCTGGCGCTCGACCGCTGGCGGCTGGGCGAAGGTCTCGCCGAAGGGGAGGGGGCCGATGCCCGCCCGCTCGCGCTGATCGCCGAGACCGCGCATGGGCCGCGCATTGCTGCGGCCAACGCGGCGGGGCTCACCGCGGGCGCACAGGCGGGCATGATGCTGGCCGATGCACGGACGCTCTGTCCTGACCTTGCCGTGGCCCCGTCCGACCCGGCGGGGGACCTGGCATTTCTGGAAAAGCTTGCGGGCTGGGCGCTGCGCTGGGGCCCCTGGTCGGCGCTCGATCCCCCCGATGGCCTGCTGGTCGACGTAACCGGGGTAGCGCACCTGTTCGGGGGCGAGGAGGCGCTGCTGGTCGACGCGCGCACCGCCTTTGCACGCCGCCGGCTGGCGACCCGCATGGCCATCGCGCCCACGGCCGGAGCCGCCTGGGCGCTTGCGCACCATGGCCCGGACGGGGCGATCCTGCGCGAAGGGGACGATCCGGTCCAGCGCCTCGCCAGCCTTCCCGTGGCGGCGCTTCGGCTCGACGGGGACGTGCTGACCGTGCTGCGGCGGCTCGGGCTCAAGCGGCTGGGGGATCTGGACGGCGTGGCGCGCGACGCGCTGGTGCGGCGCTTTCGCAACCGCCGTTCGGCCAGCGCCAACCCGCTCATGCGCATGGACCAACTGCTGGGTCGCGTGCCCGAGCCGCTCTTGCCCGTGCTTGTCACCCACGCCCCGCTTGTCCAGCGCCGCCTGCTCGAACCGATCCGCCATCTGGCCCTTCTGGAGCAAGTGGTGCGGGATCTCTCGGGGGATATGGAGCGCGTGCTGGAAGGCCGGGGGGAAGGGGCACGGCGGCTCGAACTGGGCCTCTGGAAAGTGGATGGCGAACTTGTCGTGCGCAAGGTCGAGATGGCGGCGCCCTCGCGCACGGCCGCGCATCTGGCGGGGCTCTTCGCGCGGCGGATCGAGGATGTCGATGCCGGCTTCGGGATCGAGATGGTGCGCCTGCGCGCGCCCTGGTGCGAGCCGCTCGACCTGGCCCAGGGCGATCTCGAACAGGCGGGCGAGGAAGGCGAGGCGCGCGGAACCAGTCTTGCGGCTTGCGTAGACCGCCTGACCGTGCGCCTCGGGGCCGAGGCGGTGCGTCGCCCGGTTCCCTTCGCCAGCCACATGCCCGAGCGCGCGCAGCGCTGGCAGGAGCCTCTGGCTCCCCTCAAGACTTCGCAAGGTGTATCCGATTTCAAAATCAGGCCGTTGAAAATGCTGGATAAGCCTGAGCCGATATCGGTGATCTACGAGACCCCGGACGGCCTGCCCCGACGCTTCCGCTGGCGGGGCGCAACGCACGATGTGCTGCGCTCCGAAGGACCCGAGCGCATCGCCCCGGAATGGTGGCGCGAACGCGGTGCCGTGCGCCTGCGCGACTATTACCGGATCGAGGATGCCACAGGTCGCCGCTACTGGATCTACCGCAGCGGCGTTGTCGGCGACGGGCGCGGGGGTGTCCCGGCGTGGTTTCTCCAAGGGGTCTTTGGATAG
- a CDS encoding SDR family oxidoreductase, with protein sequence MTRTALVVGATGITGSAVARQLVAEGWEVHGLARRPQEQDGVAPVAADLLDAQGAKAALTDIHPDAVFLTTWLRRDSEAENIRVNGAMVRNLLAALPPAHGARHVALVTGLKHYLGPFEAYGKGHLPKTPFREDQGRLDVENFYYAQEDELFAAAERDGFTWSVHRPHTVIGKAVGNAMNMGTTLAVYATICREAGRPFTFPGSAMQWNGLTDMTDARQLARQLVWAATTPAAANEAFNIVNGDVFRWSWMWERIAQWFGIEAAPFDGTVRPLEEQMAHDADIWTDIAARHGLVESDLARLASPWHTDADLGRPIEVVTDMGKSRKLGFTGYEATDEAFFDLFAKLREDRLIP encoded by the coding sequence ATGACCCGCACTGCACTCGTGGTGGGCGCAACTGGCATTACCGGCAGCGCCGTGGCGCGCCAGCTCGTCGCCGAAGGCTGGGAGGTCCATGGCCTCGCCCGCCGCCCGCAGGAACAGGACGGCGTGGCGCCGGTCGCGGCCGATCTGCTCGACGCACAAGGGGCGAAGGCCGCGCTGACGGACATCCATCCCGACGCCGTCTTCCTCACCACCTGGCTGCGCCGGGACAGCGAGGCCGAAAACATCCGTGTGAACGGCGCGATGGTGCGCAACCTGCTGGCCGCGCTGCCTCCCGCCCACGGCGCACGGCACGTGGCGCTGGTGACCGGGCTCAAGCATTATCTCGGGCCGTTCGAGGCCTACGGCAAGGGCCACCTGCCCAAGACCCCTTTCCGTGAGGACCAGGGACGGCTCGATGTCGAGAACTTCTACTATGCACAGGAGGACGAACTGTTCGCCGCGGCCGAGCGGGATGGCTTCACCTGGTCGGTCCACCGCCCGCACACGGTGATCGGCAAGGCCGTGGGCAACGCCATGAACATGGGTACCACGCTGGCTGTCTATGCCACGATCTGCCGCGAAGCGGGGCGTCCCTTCACCTTCCCGGGATCGGCCATGCAGTGGAACGGCCTCACCGACATGACCGATGCGCGCCAGCTGGCCCGCCAGCTGGTCTGGGCCGCGACCACGCCTGCTGCGGCGAACGAGGCCTTCAACATCGTCAACGGCGATGTCTTTCGCTGGAGCTGGATGTGGGAGCGGATCGCGCAGTGGTTCGGCATCGAGGCTGCGCCCTTCGATGGCACCGTGCGCCCGCTGGAAGAGCAGATGGCGCACGACGCGGACATCTGGACCGATATCGCGGCGCGCCATGGCCTTGTCGAAAGCGACCTCGCACGCTTGGCCTCCCCCTGGCACACCGATGCTGACCTGGGGCGTCCCATCGAGGTCGTCACCGACATGGGCAAGAGCCGAAAGCTGGGCTTCACCGGGTATGAGGCCACCGACGAGGCGTTCTTCGATCTCTTTGCAAAGTTGCGCGAGGATCGCCTCATTCCCTGA